One genomic window of Pseudomonas aeruginosa includes the following:
- a CDS encoding TetR/AcrR family transcriptional regulator, translating into MKTSYDDTRQHLLDTGYRIMAVKGFSGVGLNEILQTAGVPKGSFYHYFKSKEQFGQALLEDYFRVYLADMDQRFSAPGLNARERLMSYWQKWLDNACPPCDEQRCLVVKLSAEVADLSESMRITLRDGSDGIIERLVGCLGQGHDDGSLAPCDARHMASALYQLWLGASLLSKLHRSPGPLETAMQTTRSLLEI; encoded by the coding sequence ATGAAAACCAGCTACGACGACACCCGCCAGCATCTGCTCGATACCGGATACCGGATCATGGCGGTCAAAGGCTTCTCCGGAGTCGGCCTCAACGAAATCCTGCAGACCGCGGGCGTTCCCAAGGGCTCGTTCTACCATTACTTCAAATCCAAGGAACAGTTCGGCCAGGCCCTGCTGGAGGACTACTTCCGCGTCTACCTGGCGGACATGGACCAACGCTTCTCCGCGCCAGGGCTGAATGCCCGCGAACGACTGATGAGCTACTGGCAGAAGTGGCTGGACAACGCCTGCCCGCCCTGCGACGAGCAGCGCTGCCTGGTGGTCAAGCTCAGCGCCGAGGTCGCGGACCTTTCGGAAAGCATGCGCATCACCCTGCGCGACGGCTCCGACGGGATCATCGAACGCCTGGTCGGCTGCCTCGGGCAGGGCCACGACGACGGCTCCCTCGCGCCCTGCGATGCCCGGCACATGGCCAGCGCGCTGTACCAGTTGTGGCTCGGCGCGAGCCTGCTGAGCAAGCTGCACCGCAGCCCGGGACCGCTGGAGACAGCCATGCAGACCACCCGCAGCCTGTTGGAAATCTGA
- the hcnC gene encoding cyanide-forming glycine dehydrogenase subunit HcnC, which yields MNRTYDIVIAGGGVIGASCAYQLSRRGNLRIAVVDDKRPGNATRASAGGLWAIGESVGLGCGVIFFRMMSSRNRREAQGAAVAVDASTPHILPPAFFDLALQSNALYPELHRELIERHGMDFKFERTGLKYVIQDDEDRQYAEHIVAQIPHLAEQVRWLDREELRRAEPAVSHAAHGALEFLCDHQVSPFRLADAYLEAARQNGVELLPGTNVTGVLRQGRRISGVRTDNAGVLHCRTLINAAGAWAAELSEMATGRRIPVKPVKGQIVLTERMPRLLNGCLTTSDCYMAQKDNGEILIGSTTEDKGFDVSNTFPEIAGLVQGAVRCVPELQQVNLKRTWAGLRPGSPDELPILGPVAEVEGYLNACGHFRTGILTSAITGVLLDRLVHEETLPLDIAPFLAARFQPEPAAVAVAAC from the coding sequence ATGAACAGAACCTATGACATCGTGATTGCCGGCGGCGGCGTGATCGGCGCGTCCTGCGCCTACCAACTGTCCAGGCGCGGCAACCTGCGCATCGCCGTGGTCGACGACAAGCGACCGGGCAACGCCACCCGCGCCTCGGCCGGCGGCCTCTGGGCCATCGGCGAATCGGTGGGACTGGGCTGCGGGGTGATCTTCTTCCGCATGATGTCCTCCCGCAACCGGCGCGAGGCCCAGGGCGCGGCGGTGGCGGTGGACGCGAGCACGCCGCACATCCTGCCGCCGGCGTTCTTCGACCTCGCCCTGCAATCCAACGCGCTGTACCCGGAACTGCACCGAGAACTGATCGAACGCCACGGGATGGACTTCAAGTTCGAGCGCACCGGGCTGAAATACGTGATCCAGGACGACGAGGATCGCCAGTACGCCGAGCACATCGTGGCGCAGATCCCGCATCTGGCCGAGCAGGTGCGCTGGCTGGACCGCGAGGAACTGCGTCGTGCCGAGCCGGCGGTCAGCCACGCGGCCCACGGCGCGCTGGAATTCCTCTGCGACCACCAGGTCAGCCCGTTCCGCCTGGCCGACGCCTACCTGGAGGCGGCGCGCCAGAACGGCGTCGAGCTGTTGCCGGGAACCAACGTCACTGGCGTGCTGCGCCAGGGCCGGCGGATCAGCGGGGTGCGCACGGACAATGCCGGGGTGCTGCATTGCCGGACCCTGATCAACGCCGCCGGCGCCTGGGCCGCGGAACTCAGCGAAATGGCCACCGGCCGGCGCATCCCGGTGAAGCCGGTGAAGGGCCAGATCGTCCTCACCGAGCGCATGCCACGACTGCTGAACGGTTGCCTGACCACCAGCGACTGCTACATGGCGCAGAAGGACAATGGCGAGATCCTGATCGGCAGCACCACCGAGGACAAGGGCTTCGACGTCAGCAACACCTTCCCGGAAATCGCCGGCCTGGTGCAGGGCGCGGTGCGTTGCGTGCCGGAGCTGCAACAGGTCAACCTCAAGCGCACCTGGGCCGGCCTGCGCCCGGGCTCGCCGGACGAACTGCCGATTCTCGGTCCGGTGGCTGAAGTGGAGGGCTACCTGAATGCCTGCGGGCATTTCCGCACCGGCATCCTCACGTCGGCGATCACCGGTGTGCTGCTCGACCGGCTGGTCCACGAAGAGACGCTGCCGCTGGACATCGCGCCGTTCCTCGCCGCGCGCTTCCAGCCGGAGCCTGCCGCCGTGGCGGTCGCGGCCTGCTAG
- the hcnB gene encoding cyanide-forming glycine dehydrogenase subunit HcnB: MNLRPVIVGGGSAGMAAAIELARRGVPCVLFDEASRPGGVVYRGPLRAGVDPAYLGARYTRMLEKLRRDFSACAGHIDLRLNSRVVGGDGQHLMVLDEAERLHEVEYSHLLLATGCHERSVPFPGWTLPGVMLLGGLQLQIKSGVVKPLGDTLIAGSGPLLPLVACQLHAAGVRVAGVYEACAFGRMARESLALLNKPQLFLDGLSMLGYLKLNGIPLHYGWGVVEASGEGELTEVTVAPYDEEWRPDLENARPVKASTLAVGYGFIPRTQLSQQLGLEHGFSDDGYLRAECNVWQQSSQPHIHLAGDMAGIRGGEAAMIGGRIAALSILLQREAIAPAEAIERRESHLARLEAIKRFRAGVERYTQRGARQVELARADTVICRCEQVTRGDIERALEQGVQDIAGLKMRTRAGMGDCQGRMCIGYCSDRLRRATGRHDVGWLRPRFPIDPIPFSAFQNLGTEA, translated from the coding sequence ATGAACCTGCGCCCGGTGATCGTCGGCGGCGGCTCGGCCGGCATGGCCGCAGCCATCGAGCTGGCCAGGCGCGGGGTCCCCTGCGTCCTCTTCGACGAGGCCTCGCGTCCCGGCGGGGTGGTCTATCGCGGCCCCTTGCGGGCCGGCGTCGATCCGGCCTACCTCGGCGCGCGCTACACCCGGATGCTGGAAAAACTGCGGCGCGATTTCTCCGCCTGCGCCGGGCACATCGACCTGCGCCTGAACAGCCGCGTGGTCGGTGGCGACGGCCAGCACCTGATGGTCCTCGACGAGGCGGAACGGCTGCACGAGGTGGAGTATTCGCACCTGCTCCTGGCCACCGGCTGCCATGAGCGCAGCGTGCCGTTCCCCGGCTGGACCCTGCCCGGGGTGATGCTCCTCGGCGGCCTGCAATTGCAGATCAAGAGCGGCGTGGTGAAGCCCCTGGGCGATACCCTGATCGCCGGCAGCGGCCCGCTGCTGCCACTGGTGGCCTGCCAGCTGCATGCGGCCGGGGTACGTGTCGCCGGGGTCTACGAGGCCTGCGCGTTCGGCCGCATGGCCAGGGAAAGCCTGGCGCTGCTGAACAAGCCGCAACTGTTCCTCGACGGCCTGAGCATGCTCGGCTATCTCAAGCTCAACGGCATTCCGCTGCACTATGGCTGGGGCGTGGTGGAGGCCAGCGGCGAGGGGGAACTGACGGAAGTGACGGTGGCGCCCTACGACGAAGAGTGGCGGCCCGACCTGGAAAACGCGCGACCGGTGAAGGCCAGCACCCTGGCGGTCGGCTATGGCTTCATCCCGCGCACCCAGCTCAGCCAGCAGTTGGGTCTGGAGCACGGCTTCAGCGACGACGGATACCTGCGCGCGGAATGCAACGTCTGGCAGCAGAGCAGCCAACCGCACATCCACCTGGCCGGCGACATGGCGGGTATCCGCGGCGGCGAGGCGGCGATGATCGGCGGGCGCATCGCGGCCTTGTCGATCCTCCTGCAACGCGAGGCCATCGCGCCCGCCGAGGCCATCGAACGCCGAGAATCCCATCTCGCCCGCCTGGAGGCGATCAAGCGCTTCCGCGCCGGAGTCGAGCGCTACACCCAGCGCGGCGCCCGCCAGGTCGAACTGGCGCGGGCCGATACGGTGATCTGCCGCTGCGAACAGGTCACCCGTGGCGACATCGAGCGCGCGCTCGAACAGGGCGTGCAGGACATCGCCGGGCTGAAGATGCGCACCCGCGCCGGCATGGGCGACTGCCAGGGGCGGATGTGCATCGGCTACTGCAGCGATCGCCTGCGCCGCGCCACCGGACGCCACGACGTCGGCTGGCTGCGGCCGCGTTTCCCGATCGATCCGATCCCGTTTTCCGCATTCCAGAACCTCGGTACGGAAGCCTGA
- a CDS encoding alpha-amylase family glycosyl hydrolase — translation MIYQVYPRSFTDSDGDLPGLVARLDHLRRLGGDALWPSPVYRSPDPGAAAADRHHPSFRHVRLSARGPRRARGWR, via the coding sequence GTGATCTACCAGGTCTACCCGCGTTCGTTCACCGACAGCGACGGTGACCTGCCCGGCCTGGTCGCGCGCCTGGACCACCTGCGCCGCCTTGGCGGCGACGCCCTCTGGCCGTCACCGGTGTATCGCTCGCCCGACCCCGGCGCTGCCGCCGCAGATCGCCACCACCCGTCGTTCCGTCATGTCCGACTCAGTGCGCGCGGGCCACGCCGCGCAAGAGGTTGGCGCTGA
- a CDS encoding CBS domain-containing protein, with translation MKVREIMSREVRTVTPQTTLGEAALLMRQADIGALLVNEGERLTGVVTDRDLAVRGLADGLGADRPVREVMSGELRYCFEDEEVDHVTKNMAQLEKRRLPVMDRNKRLVGIVSLANIATCNTDKLSANLLRGVARAH, from the coding sequence ATGAAAGTCCGGGAAATCATGAGTCGCGAAGTACGTACCGTCACCCCCCAGACCACCCTCGGCGAGGCGGCGCTGCTGATGCGCCAAGCCGATATCGGCGCCTTGCTGGTCAACGAGGGCGAGCGCCTGACCGGCGTGGTCACCGACCGCGACCTGGCGGTGCGCGGCCTCGCCGATGGACTCGGAGCCGACCGCCCGGTGCGCGAGGTGATGAGCGGTGAACTGCGCTACTGCTTCGAGGACGAGGAAGTGGACCATGTGACGAAGAACATGGCGCAACTGGAGAAGCGCCGCTTGCCGGTAATGGATCGCAACAAGCGCCTGGTAGGCATCGTCTCGCTGGCCAACATCGCGACCTGCAACACCGACAAGCTCAGCGCCAACCTCTTGCGCGGCGTGGCCCGCGCGCACTGA
- the exoY gene encoding type III secretion system adenylate cyclase effector ExoY, whose translation MRIDGHRQVVSNATAQPGPLLRPADMQARALQDLFDAQGVGVPVEHALRMQAVARQTNTVFGIRPVERIVTTLIEEGFPTKGFSVKEKSSNWGPQAGFICVDQHLSKREDRDTAEIRKLNLAVAKGMDGGAYTQTDLRISRQRLAELVRNFGLVADGVGPVRLLTAQGPSGKRYEFEARQEPDGLYRISRLGRSEAVQVLASPACGLAMTADYDLFLVAPSIEAHGSGGLDARRNTAVRYTPLGAKDPLSEDGFYGREDMARGNITPRTRQLVDALNDCLGRGEHREMFHHSDDAGNPGSHMGDNFPATFYLPRAMEHRVGEESVRFDEVCVVADRKSFSLLVECIKGNGYHFTAHPDWNVPLRPSFQEALDFFQRKV comes from the coding sequence ATGCGTATCGACGGTCATCGTCAGGTGGTTTCTAACGCAACGGCACAGCCCGGACCGCTACTGCGCCCTGCGGATATGCAGGCACGGGCTCTACAGGACCTGTTCGATGCGCAGGGGGTGGGGGTTCCCGTCGAACATGCCTTGCGCATGCAGGCGGTGGCCAGGCAGACGAATACCGTCTTTGGCATTCGCCCGGTTGAAAGAATCGTCACCACGCTGATCGAAGAGGGTTTCCCGACCAAGGGCTTCTCGGTGAAGGAGAAAAGCTCGAACTGGGGTCCGCAGGCGGGGTTCATCTGTGTCGACCAGCATCTCAGCAAGCGGGAAGACCGCGACACGGCGGAAATACGCAAGCTGAACCTGGCTGTGGCGAAGGGAATGGATGGCGGAGCCTATACCCAGACCGACCTGCGGATCTCTCGGCAACGCCTTGCGGAGCTGGTGCGGAATTTCGGCCTGGTGGCAGACGGTGTCGGGCCGGTTCGCCTCCTGACCGCGCAGGGCCCCAGCGGCAAACGCTATGAGTTCGAAGCCCGCCAGGAGCCGGACGGTCTCTACAGGATCAGCCGCCTGGGGCGGTCGGAAGCGGTGCAGGTACTGGCCAGCCCGGCTTGCGGGCTGGCGATGACCGCCGATTATGACCTCTTCCTGGTAGCGCCCTCGATCGAGGCGCATGGCAGTGGTGGTCTCGATGCAAGAAGGAATACCGCGGTCAGATACACCCCCCTCGGTGCAAAGGATCCCCTGAGCGAGGACGGATTCTATGGCAGGGAGGATATGGCCAGGGGAAACATCACTCCGCGCACGCGGCAACTGGTGGACGCCCTCAATGACTGCCTGGGCCGGGGGGAGCACAGGGAGATGTTTCACCACAGCGACGATGCGGGCAACCCAGGCTCCCATATGGGTGACAACTTCCCGGCCACCTTCTACCTTCCCCGGGCCATGGAGCATCGGGTCGGAGAAGAGTCCGTTCGCTTCGACGAGGTCTGCGTGGTGGCGGATCGGAAGAGCTTTTCCTTGCTGGTCGAGTGCATCAAGGGCAACGGCTATCACTTCACCGCCCATCCCGACTGGAACGTGCCGCTGCGGCCCAGCTTCCAGGAGGCGCTCGACTTTTTCCAACGTAAGGTCTGA
- a CDS encoding general stress protein translates to MTDKRQGMSTSEAGQKGGAATSRSHGKEFYQEIGHKGGQASGGNFANDPQRAAEAGRKGGQQSGGNFANDPERAAEAGRKGGQQSGGNFANDREKASEAGRKGGQHSHGGGRSS, encoded by the coding sequence ATGACCGACAAACGACAAGGCATGAGCACCAGCGAAGCCGGGCAGAAAGGCGGCGCAGCTACCTCCAGGAGCCACGGCAAGGAGTTCTACCAGGAGATCGGCCACAAGGGTGGCCAGGCCAGCGGCGGCAACTTCGCCAATGACCCGCAGCGCGCCGCCGAAGCCGGGCGCAAGGGTGGCCAGCAGAGCGGAGGCAATTTCGCCAATGACCCGGAAAGAGCCGCCGAGGCGGGCCGCAAGGGCGGCCAGCAGAGCGGCGGGAACTTCGCCAACGATCGGGAAAAGGCCTCCGAGGCAGGACGCAAGGGTGGCCAGCACAGCCACGGCGGCGGACGCTCGTCCTGA
- a CDS encoding ClpP family protease — protein sequence MSKQHIIHFTGPINSSTCGNLINTCAKVLQQEAEELRINIATMGGECSYGFTLYNFLRALPVPIHTHNLGTVESMGNILFLAGERRSASAHSKFLFHPFHWTLHGAVDHARMAEYAMSLDYDLELYARIVAENTRDAPERLDIPRYLMAYPRILGPEDALACGLIHTVDDSPIPAAACQWSIHS from the coding sequence ATGTCCAAGCAGCACATCATCCATTTCACCGGGCCGATCAATTCGTCCACCTGCGGCAATCTGATCAACACTTGCGCCAAGGTCCTGCAACAGGAGGCCGAGGAGTTGCGGATCAACATCGCCACCATGGGCGGGGAGTGCAGCTACGGCTTTACCCTGTACAACTTCCTGCGCGCGCTGCCGGTGCCGATACATACCCACAACCTGGGTACCGTCGAGTCGATGGGCAACATCCTGTTCCTCGCCGGCGAGCGACGCAGCGCCAGTGCCCACAGCAAGTTCCTGTTCCATCCTTTCCACTGGACCCTGCATGGCGCGGTGGACCATGCGCGGATGGCGGAATATGCGATGAGCCTCGACTACGACCTGGAGCTTTACGCCCGGATCGTCGCCGAGAACACCCGTGATGCGCCGGAACGCCTGGACATCCCGCGCTACCTGATGGCCTATCCGCGCATCCTCGGTCCGGAAGACGCCCTGGCTTGCGGACTGATCCATACGGTGGACGATTCACCTATACCCGCTGCCGCCTGCCAGTGGAGTATCCATTCTTAG
- a CDS encoding zinc-dependent alcohol dehydrogenase: MRALTFHGSHDVRIDRVAEPRLQEPDDLLLRVTATAICGSDLHLYRGKIPMVEQGDILGHEFMGVVEEVGSAVTAVRPGDRVVVPFVIACGECFFCRLNLHAACETTNPGRGAILNKKQIPPGAALYGYSHLYGGVPGGQAEYVRVPKANSGPFVIPDVMEDERVLFLSDILPTGYQAVRNAGVRQGSSVAIYGAGPVGLMAAACARMLGAERIFIVDHHPYRLDFAARSYGAIPIDFDQEDDPAAAIIERTDGHRGVDAVIDAVGFEAKGSVTETVLTALKLEASSGKALRQCIAAVRRGGTVSVPGVYAGFIHGFLFGDAFDKGLTFKMGQTHVQALLPALLEHIGNGDLHPEAIISHRLRLDDAPEGYALFDEKREDCRKVVLRP; the protein is encoded by the coding sequence ATGCGCGCCCTCACCTTCCACGGCAGCCACGATGTCCGTATCGATCGGGTTGCCGAACCGCGCCTGCAGGAACCCGACGACCTGCTGCTTCGCGTGACCGCCACCGCCATCTGCGGCTCCGACCTACATCTCTACCGGGGCAAGATCCCGATGGTCGAGCAGGGCGACATCCTCGGCCACGAGTTCATGGGCGTCGTCGAGGAAGTCGGCTCGGCCGTGACCGCGGTGCGTCCGGGCGACCGGGTGGTGGTGCCCTTCGTCATCGCCTGCGGCGAGTGCTTCTTCTGCCGCCTGAACCTGCACGCCGCCTGCGAGACCACCAACCCGGGGCGCGGCGCGATCCTCAACAAGAAGCAGATTCCGCCGGGCGCGGCGCTCTATGGCTACAGCCACCTGTACGGCGGCGTGCCGGGTGGCCAGGCCGAATACGTTCGGGTGCCCAAGGCCAACAGCGGGCCTTTCGTGATTCCCGACGTAATGGAAGACGAACGCGTGCTGTTCCTCAGCGACATCCTCCCCACCGGCTACCAGGCGGTGCGCAATGCCGGCGTCCGCCAGGGCAGTAGCGTGGCGATCTACGGCGCCGGCCCGGTCGGCCTGATGGCCGCCGCCTGCGCGCGGATGTTGGGCGCCGAGCGGATCTTCATCGTCGACCACCATCCCTACCGGCTGGACTTCGCCGCGCGCTCCTACGGTGCGATTCCCATCGACTTCGACCAGGAGGACGATCCCGCCGCGGCGATCATCGAGCGCACCGACGGGCACCGCGGCGTCGACGCGGTGATCGACGCGGTGGGCTTCGAGGCCAAGGGCAGCGTCACCGAAACCGTGCTCACCGCGCTCAAGCTCGAAGCCAGCAGCGGCAAGGCACTACGCCAGTGCATCGCGGCTGTCCGGCGGGGTGGCACAGTGAGCGTGCCGGGCGTGTATGCCGGCTTCATCCATGGCTTCCTGTTCGGCGATGCCTTCGACAAGGGCTTGACCTTCAAGATGGGCCAGACCCATGTACAGGCACTGCTGCCGGCCTTGCTCGAACACATCGGCAACGGCGACCTGCATCCCGAGGCGATCATCAGCCACCGCCTGCGTCTGGACGACGCACCGGAGGGCTACGCCCTGTTCGACGAAAAACGCGAGGATTGCCGCAAGGTCGTCCTGCGCCCATGA
- a CDS encoding low affinity iron permease family protein, translating to MSFSRFAQRLSNWAGRPPTFVVALGLILLWAISGPFFDFNDTWQLVINTSTTIVTFLMVFLIQNTQNRDTDALHIKIDELLRSTRRAHNALLGLDDLDADTLRELRQRYQHMGEQDGETPESVAAEEERQCGCGEERRRAD from the coding sequence ATGAGTTTTTCCCGTTTCGCCCAACGCCTGTCCAACTGGGCCGGCCGCCCGCCAACCTTCGTCGTTGCCCTCGGATTGATCCTGTTGTGGGCGATCAGCGGGCCGTTCTTCGACTTCAACGATACCTGGCAACTGGTGATCAATACCTCGACCACCATTGTCACCTTCCTCATGGTCTTCCTCATCCAGAACACCCAGAACCGCGATACCGACGCGCTGCATATCAAGATCGACGAACTGTTGCGCAGCACCCGACGTGCCCACAATGCGCTGCTCGGTCTGGACGACCTGGACGCCGATACCCTTCGCGAACTGCGTCAGCGCTACCAGCACATGGGCGAGCAGGACGGCGAGACGCCGGAAAGCGTCGCCGCCGAGGAAGAGCGCCAGTGCGGATGCGGCGAGGAGCGACGGCGCGCCGACTGA
- a CDS encoding manganese catalase family protein: MFVHDKRLQYTVRVAAPDPGLANLLLEQFGGPQGELAAAMRYFTQGLGECDPGRKDLLMDIATEELSHLEIIGSIVGMLNKGAKGRLAEAVEEEAELYRSLTGGGNDSHITSLLYGGGPALVNSGGVPWSAAYIDTIGEPTADLRSNIAAEARAKIVYERLINLTDDPGIKDALTFLMTRELAHQLSFEKALHSIQPNFPQGKLQGMPEFVRRYLNMSRGEGDTRGSWNEGDGWEYVAAPQPALDGGDGTASVNLSETEQEVLQRMADRTRSDPMADPLTGADLGAGAAADKAP, from the coding sequence ATGTTCGTACATGACAAGCGACTGCAGTACACCGTCAGGGTCGCCGCGCCCGATCCTGGCCTGGCCAACCTGCTGCTGGAGCAGTTCGGCGGGCCGCAGGGCGAGCTGGCCGCCGCCATGCGCTATTTCACCCAGGGCCTCGGCGAGTGCGATCCCGGTCGCAAGGACCTGCTGATGGACATCGCCACCGAGGAACTCAGCCACCTGGAAATCATCGGTTCGATCGTCGGCATGCTCAACAAGGGCGCCAAGGGGCGTCTGGCCGAAGCGGTGGAGGAGGAGGCCGAGCTGTACCGTTCGTTGACCGGAGGCGGCAACGACTCGCATATCACCTCGCTGCTTTACGGCGGCGGGCCCGCCCTGGTGAACTCCGGTGGCGTACCCTGGAGCGCGGCCTACATCGATACCATCGGCGAGCCGACCGCGGACCTGCGTTCCAACATCGCCGCCGAGGCGCGTGCGAAGATCGTTTACGAACGACTGATCAACCTCACCGACGATCCCGGCATCAAGGATGCGCTGACCTTCCTCATGACCCGCGAGCTGGCGCACCAGCTTTCCTTCGAAAAGGCCCTGCACTCGATCCAGCCGAACTTCCCGCAAGGCAAGCTGCAAGGGATGCCGGAGTTCGTCCGGCGTTACCTGAACATGTCGCGCGGCGAGGGCGACACGCGCGGTTCCTGGAACGAGGGTGATGGCTGGGAATACGTGGCGGCGCCACAGCCGGCCCTGGATGGAGGCGACGGCACGGCCAGCGTGAACCTGTCCGAGACTGAGCAGGAGGTGTTGCAGCGAATGGCAGACCGCACCCGCTCCGACCCCATGGCCGATCCGCTGACAGGTGCGGACCTGGGCGCTGGCGCGGCTGCCGACAAAGCGCCTTGA
- a CDS encoding ferritin-like domain-containing protein → MTSKQENLLDWLRDAHAMEQQAEQMLKAQAARLEHYPQLKTRIEQHIEETHGQQRLLEECLKRLDSSPSTLKDIGAKLMAFGQAVAGMTVSDEVVKGAMSGYVFENMEIAAYTVLIAAAREVGDAETLAALERILPQEQAMADWLRDHLPELTQAFLARDSQPDTEAKR, encoded by the coding sequence ATGACGAGCAAACAGGAAAACCTGCTGGACTGGCTGCGCGATGCCCACGCCATGGAGCAACAGGCCGAGCAGATGCTGAAAGCGCAAGCCGCGCGGCTGGAACACTATCCGCAACTGAAGACGCGGATCGAACAGCACATCGAGGAAACCCATGGCCAGCAGCGTCTGCTCGAGGAGTGTCTGAAGCGCCTGGACAGCAGTCCGTCGACGCTGAAGGACATCGGCGCCAAGCTGATGGCCTTCGGCCAGGCGGTGGCTGGCATGACAGTCAGCGACGAAGTGGTCAAGGGCGCCATGAGCGGCTATGTGTTCGAAAACATGGAGATCGCCGCCTACACCGTGCTGATCGCCGCCGCCCGCGAGGTCGGCGACGCCGAAACCCTTGCCGCGCTGGAACGCATCCTGCCCCAGGAACAAGCCATGGCGGACTGGTTGCGCGACCATCTGCCGGAACTCACCCAGGCCTTCCTTGCCCGCGACTCTCAGCCGGACACCGAGGCCAAGCGATGA
- a CDS encoding DUF2061 domain-containing protein: MNPRVIGACCGRSDPQAPLLKTLTFAILHFSIAFGVAYTLTGSVLTGGLIALIEPSCNTVAFYFHERVWQRFGARPRRESGHGHGNLVPSERRD, encoded by the coding sequence ATGAACCCAAGGGTGATCGGGGCGTGCTGCGGGCGATCGGACCCGCAGGCGCCCCTGCTCAAGACCCTGACTTTCGCCATACTGCACTTCAGCATCGCCTTCGGCGTGGCCTACACGCTGACCGGCTCGGTGCTGACCGGCGGCCTGATCGCGCTGATCGAACCCAGTTGCAACACCGTGGCGTTCTATTTCCACGAGCGTGTCTGGCAGCGCTTCGGCGCCCGGCCGCGCCGGGAGAGCGGACACGGCCACGGCAATCTGGTGCCGTCGGAACGCCGCGACTGA
- a CDS encoding carboxylate-amine ligase: MTHDLAASGLRFGIEEEFFLLDASDLDIVRSAPAGFVAACRDTLGEHFAEEMFECQVEVASPVFSTLAEAARFHGQARQRLAHLAMEFGLRSLCVGTHPFADWRRARSNPAAHFARLFEDQGRVARRSLVCGLHVHVEIPPSHDRMAVLQRVLPWLPLLLALSASSPFRGGRRSGLASYRRALCGEWPRMNIPPALPDEDAYRRHLALLRETGCIREDGQVWWMIRPSSHVPTLELRICDACPRLADALSLAGLFRALVGEALGAGPHALPVARDACLEENYWQALRYGCAGRYLVDGRCVGAGDWLEMAWRQCRPQARQGNEWAYQHACGLLEETSAARQLRRYRRLREAGQERHPALHRLVEELLEENLQPALAG, translated from the coding sequence ATGACCCACGACCTGGCCGCCAGCGGCCTTCGCTTCGGCATCGAGGAAGAATTCTTCCTGCTCGATGCCTCCGACCTGGACATCGTCCGCTCCGCCCCCGCCGGATTCGTCGCGGCCTGCCGTGACACGCTCGGCGAGCATTTCGCCGAGGAGATGTTCGAATGCCAGGTCGAGGTGGCCAGCCCGGTGTTCTCCACCCTGGCCGAGGCCGCGCGCTTCCACGGTCAGGCCCGGCAACGCCTGGCGCATCTGGCCATGGAATTCGGCCTGCGCTCGCTCTGCGTCGGCACCCACCCCTTCGCCGACTGGCGGCGGGCGCGAAGCAACCCGGCGGCGCACTTCGCCCGCCTGTTCGAGGACCAGGGGCGGGTGGCCCGGCGCAGCCTGGTCTGCGGCCTGCACGTGCATGTGGAGATACCGCCGAGCCACGACCGCATGGCTGTGCTCCAGCGCGTGTTGCCGTGGCTGCCGCTGCTGCTGGCGTTGAGCGCATCCTCGCCGTTCCGCGGCGGCCGGCGCAGCGGCCTGGCGAGCTATCGACGGGCACTCTGCGGAGAGTGGCCGAGGATGAACATTCCTCCTGCCTTGCCCGACGAGGACGCCTATCGCCGCCACCTGGCGCTGCTGCGCGAGACCGGCTGCATCCGCGAGGATGGCCAGGTCTGGTGGATGATCCGGCCGTCATCCCATGTGCCGACCCTGGAGCTGCGTATCTGCGACGCCTGCCCGCGCCTGGCCGACGCGCTGAGCCTGGCCGGGCTGTTCAGGGCGCTGGTGGGCGAAGCGCTGGGCGCGGGCCCGCATGCGTTGCCGGTCGCGCGCGACGCCTGCCTGGAGGAAAACTACTGGCAGGCGCTGCGTTACGGCTGCGCCGGCCGCTATCTCGTCGATGGCCGCTGCGTAGGTGCCGGGGACTGGCTGGAAATGGCCTGGCGACAGTGCCGGCCGCAGGCCCGCCAGGGCAACGAATGGGCCTACCAGCATGCCTGCGGGTTACTCGAAGAGACCTCCGCCGCCCGCCAGTTGCGGCGTTACCGGAGGTTGCGCGAAGCGGGCCAGGAGCGCCATCCGGCACTGCACCGGCTGGTGGAGGAGCTGCTGGAGGAAAATCTCCAGCCGGCCTTGGCCGGCTAG